Genomic window (Lycium barbarum isolate Lr01 chromosome 2, ASM1917538v2, whole genome shotgun sequence):
GTTATTATTACACAACTTCCTCTCAAATGAAAGAAACTGTTGATATGTACTGAACTTTCAAGATCAAGACACAAATTGAATAGCCACATGAATTCCGTTATAAACACGTGGATATATGAAAAGGCAAGAAAACCATAGACACTGTTTACTATGTCAAGATCAGATAAAATGTCCAGATTAGATGCATGAGAAACTTACTTTCCATGGCAGGGGGTGAAGTAGATATTTCTACAGTTGATTTATAGCCTATCTTAGAGGTTTTACTAGTTTGAAACAGATGTGACCTTGTTGATTAAAGTAGAAGGTGCAGATCTAAATTCTTCAACCAACTGACAATGCTTCATCAACAGTTAGACCTACTAATTGAAGGAGTACATGCAAATTTATCAGTTATCAGGTTTCTTGACCGACTAGGGGGAAAACGAAATATTACCTGGCATTAATAGTGTAAGAAAGCATTTAGCACCTGGATCGAATATTGTTGGCCTAACCTACTAAAGACTAATAGCAAGTGCAAATTCAAATGTACATGCGACAACTATGTGTAACTATGACACATAAATTGGTGAATTTTCCCCATAGTAAATAACCATTTTTTATTTATCTTGCAACTTATGGACTTTTCACACCACAGTCTAAAGATCCCTCTGAACAAACTGAAAATCTTATGAGAAAACATTAGACCGCGGTCATAATTTTGTAAGTTATTGCAAACGTTAGACAACAGTCTAATACTTTATCTGTAAGGTTGAGTAATATATGAGCAAACATTAGAGATGACAAAACTAACAAGCTACATCAACACCATTATTAAAGAAAATGTTTGCAAGTGGACTACCTGGCTTGAAGAACACTGATAACCCAAAGTCAATGGTCTTCAAGGGCGAATCCTCATCCTGATTGATAAAAAGAAAGTTCTCGGGTTTCAGGTCCCTATGCATGACACCCATGGAATGGCATGCTTCCACAACACCTACAATTACCCTAGAAAGTTCAGCTGCCTTCTTCTCACTGTAATGTCCTCTCTGTAAAATCCTGTCGAATAGCTCTCCACCCGAACAAAGCTCCATCACAACATGTACTGCAACAGCATCCTCATAAGCCCCCACTATTTGTACCACACTAGGGTGCCCTGCTAAGTGGTGCATAATCTGAATCTCCCTTCTTACATCCTCCACATCCTCCTCAGTATTCAACTTCCTTTTAGCAATGGACTTACACGCCAATTCCTTTCCATGTTCCTGTTACGATTATTTTTAAAGAGCGATCCAAGCAGCAAAGTTGAAAACTTAGATGCACATGTTTCTCTTATTAACCATAGAGCTTTAAAAAGCTGCATAAGCAAAGCAGTAGACTCTTCATACAGCTAAAGCATTACTCTTACTACAACTAAGAAACTAAATATTCTAGTAAATCAAATATTAGATTACTCCTACACCTAAACAACTAATTACTCTAGAAAAAATTGTAACAGTGCAACATTCAACAATAACCTGTCCACAGATAAAAACGTCGTCCTGAAGCAAAGTTGAAAACATGAATGAAAATCTGTCTCTTATATTTCATTAACCATTGGCTTTAAATCGCCACATAAACAAAGTAGTAGACTTCATCCTACAACTAAAGCATTAAACTTGTACTTACAACTAAGAAACTGAATATTCTAGTGAATCAAATATTAGATTCCTCTTACAACTAAACAACTAATTATTCTAAAAAAAAATGCAGCAGTAACGGATGTAACATTCAACAGCACCTTGTCCACACAAAAACGTTGCCCCGATGCAAAGTTGAAAACATGGATGAGAATTTGTCTCTTATATTTCATTAACCATAGCGCTTTAAATAGCCACATAAACAAAGTAGTAGATTCATCCTACAACTAAAGCATTAGACTGTTACTATGACAGAGAAACTAAATATTCTACTAAATCAAATATTAGATTCCTCCTACAACTAGACAACTAATTATTGTATGACTAAGAAACTGAACATTCAAGTAAATAAAATCATTAGATTCATCCTAAATTAATTACTCTTAAAAAAATGTAGCAGTAATAGATGCAACATTCAACAGTACCTTGTCCACACATAAGAACGTCTCTCCGAATTGCCCTTGTCCAAGCTTCCTCCCTAAACTATAAACATCCTTCAAATTTCCCGTCTTTCTTCCCAAAACTGATTCCATTTTAAGCCCTATGCTCGATAATCGCTTCACATGACTAGGCTTGTTCTGTTTCACTCCCTCCGTTGGCTTATCGCTAGTCGTAGTACTTTTAACATTTGGATTCTTGACATCATTACCCTCCTCTTTAACACCCTTTTGGGCATTTACTGATTTAGCATCATACTCAGTGTCCCCAGTAATCTTAAGGTGTGGAGGTGGGGTACTCTGAGTAACATTTGCATCTGTTTTCGACGAACCAACTGATGAATTCTCTTGGCTTTTGTGGGAAGTTGAGTCCCCTTTATTTGGGAGAGGTAAATGTTCTGGTTGCCTTGTTTTCCAAATAGCTGCTGTAACTGATTGCAAGAACCCATTGTTGCCCAAATTGGGTCCTACACATGTATTCCCCATTCAACTCAAGAAACTTTTActcttcaaattaaatccttacATTTTCTTTAATTCCCAAAAAAACCCTTCAAGAACCTATAATCTTTTTCCCCAAATAGTTAATACTTACCCTTGAATTTACACCTtgaaattcaagaattcaacaataAAAAGGAATATTTTCTTCTATGAAATCCTTATATTTTCTTTAATTCACAAAAACCCTTCAAGGACTTATAATATTTTGCCTCAAAAAAGTTAATACTACCCCTTGAATATAACTACTCAAAAAAGTTAATACTACCCCTTGAATATAACTACTCAAAAAAGTTAATACTACCCCTTGAATATAACTACTCAATTGTAGAGTACAAAGAAAATCCTAAACATTCAAGATTCCTAATTACAACTTGAAATTCAAGAATTCAGCAATAAAAAGGAATTTTCTTCAATCAATccttatattttctttaaaattgctAAAAACCCTTCAAGAACCTATAATTATTTGCCCCAAAAAGTTAATACTAGCCCTAAATTGAAGCAAAAAGAACCCTAAAAATTACACCTTGAAATTCAAGAATCAGCAATTAAAAAGGAATTTCTCTTCAATCAATCCTTATATTTGCCCCAAAAAAGTTAAATACCTAGAATATGAATTACACCTTGAAATTCAATAATTCTTTTCAATCAAATccttatattttctttaaaattccCAAAAACCCTTCAAGGACTCATAATTATGAATTTAACTACTCAATTGCAGCACAAAGAACCCTAATTTTTTCCCTAGAATCTGAATAAAATTTTGCAATAAAAATTCAATCTTTTTACAAGAAAACCAACAGAGAATGACCTTAGTCTTGAAATTAGTCCAAAAACTCGAAAAAATTATTAGGGATTTAGAGAAATTAGGGAAAAATATTAAGGAAATGATTGGTTAGGATTCTGATTTAGTTCGTTAATTTATGACTTCTGCAACGTGTTATTTCATGCATGCATGCATGCAGACGTACCAGGGGCTAATAAATACACAATAGTCCTCCATAGGAAAATTATAGCTCTTCTAATAAGTTTCATATCAGGAAAATTTTAATGGAAAAAAGGGCATTAAGGAAAATAATAATTGAGTTCACGgtcaaatatttatagatatcTAGTGGATTTCTTAATACATATGCAGGTCTAGACAAAAGTTATCGGATACACGTGAACCCAGTAGTTATGTGATGACTTTCTAGCATAAGTCTGAATTAGTCAGATCACAAAGGGGTGTATCGAACATCGAATGAAAAAACAAAAGTAAAACATGATagattgaattttttttatattattagaaagaaatatttaaaatattcaTATTACCAACCGACAAAAGCAAGCAATATGTAACGCAATTCAAACTCCAAGCATGCTGGAGCTCGAAAACCACAGGTCAAACTCTATAAAAAAATGCTGTAGTTTGAACTGTGTTAGCTCAAAACATCATGCAAAATGCTGGAGTTTGATTAACTGCACGGAGTATTTACACCAAATCAATATAACTTACTAAAGTTGAGgaatttaataaagtaaaaatatatAGTAATTAACAATTGTCAAGAGATAAGTGTGTATATTTCAAATTGTCAAGAGATAAGTGTGTATATTTCAACACATGTGCATCTATTGACTTGATGTAAAAACCTGGTGCAGCTGCTGCCATTTCTTTCGTATTTTAGCGGATATTTTTGCCCAATTTATATGTCTGCTTAAAAAAATGGTTATTTCTGTATTACATTCCAAACAATGAAACATTAACAAGCGATCCAAAAACTTACCGCCCTCCAACTTTTGTAATTTTAAATGGTTAATTTATAATTGGATCATTAATCAATAAGCCCAAATCAATTAAACAAGGTAGGAAATTCTTACAGGGAAGTTACACAAATACaagtaaataagtaaaatatttcgTAATCTACAACAATTAACTAAATTACATAATCTACAATATATACTCTATATTGagggtatatgtatgattttatacCATAAATTAAAAACTGTTGCTAtgaataaaaggctaataataagGAGTTTCCTATATTAGTGATAACCAAATTAAATACACATCAGAACACATTAATTACTTTTCTAAACATCACAATATACTCAGCTAGCATTTTAATCCATAAAATAGTATACTactgtttatatgatatatattatgcaattccttaaacaagtatatatattcttgtacttatatattacatatatttcactattatataccatatataaaataatttcttatGTATAGTAAACAaaaagtattatatatatatgaccacatacattattgtatatattaggcatatattgtttattatattaaatacatacaaatataaatttaattgagttaattttcctatttcatggaagagagagaaaaaaattgaataattaaTATGTGATGGCAGAAAGGAAGCCAAGTTTTATGGGATGGGCAtcaattattaattaagatcctATTTTAGTGGTAATCCATAAGTAATTATACTATTCTTTCTACATattgtatattttatatgttattATAGAGTACAATTGATTGGCACATAGagtaatatattcatatattaggtATATCGTAATATTATAGGAGTATACTATATACacaaataatattattatattttatactatatataatatacaaattTAAATATACTAATTTCTATTATTGTATTTACAAATGTTTTGTTATCATCTTTTCAGTTaaatataccaatttgaatataccatatacTTTTTAAGATATATTTTCATGTAGTGATGGAAGAGAGATTCTTGGAAAAATTAAGATCGTAAATGAAAGATTTTTGGGAATTCTTGGGAGAATTAAGATTGAAAAGACAAGAATTTTAGGGATTCTTGGATCTTGGGGAGGGCTCATAATGGAAGAGGCACAAATTTGTTAAGGTGAAGACATTAATatcaaagaaaagaagaaattcATTCTTGAAATTTTGAGGATTTTGTATGAAGAAATACCCAGCAATAGGGGAAAATACTAgttatataatataataaatataatatttcctctatattgatattttaggaaggtaaaaagttgtatttgtgtAATTTTGTAGAAGTAGTTGCAatctttttaattaccattttaaaaagttgtatttgtgtgaGTTTTCCAATTCTTATTAGTTAAGGTAACCAACCAGAGGCAACCCTTATAATCTTGCGATCTCGCATTGAACAAACATATCTCACGAATTACAAAAGTATTCCTACAAGAGACCAAGTACAACATGACCAGTTTGATGCACCTCAAATATATGCAGCTGAAATCTATAGTTAAGTTACAACAATAAATAAGCTAATGCATAAAAGTTACAATGAACGATCAAATAAACTAATGTATAAAACCTATAAGATCTAATTAGAAATTACATAATGTTAGCGGCTTCCTCCGGTGTTCTCCCGGCACTCTGCGCAAGTTGATATGAGTGAATATTTTTACTCGCCCACCGACAAATTTTCCACATTTGTCTTTGTTACAGCAACAAAATGTGTTGAGGGAGAGGAGCAACCTGTTCAAGCCATAATCCGCGATCTCCAATAGAGTCTAGAATCTTTAAGAGACTGCTCAATTCACATTCAAAACAAGCTGTTGAAACTCTCCTTATAAAACTGCAGAATTGTGTATTCAGCTAAAGTCACTTTCTCGTAGACAGTTCTGGGCTCTAGTGGAAGCATGACACTTTATTATATACACCAAAGAACAAGCCACTGTGATCAAACAGAAATGGTTGCAGGATCCCTGTTAGTTGCAACACATCTGACCTAGCAGTTACGTCAATTCGAAGAACAGAACCTCCAACAGCTCCATTATTTTTACAATCCGGTCAACCGTTCTAGTTTATTAATGCAGCCTTGGGGTGACAATCCGTGGCCCTACGTTGTGCTCATGGACGCTTTTTTTTATGAGCCTAATCTGAATCTGATACCTGAAAACCAGGGCCAAAACTGGAACCCGATAATTGTAAACCAGGGTGAAATCTGGCACCACCATTACCAGGTCTTGCCAAGCAGCAGCCACTGAGTGTTCGTTGTTCCACAAGTGATAACTGAGGCTGGAGGCTGATCAACTGAAAGTTTCAAGCTTGCCTTTTAGTGGTCCACATTACCAACTCTAGAAAATGTCTGGTTACCTCAACGACGCTTTGATCTCCTGCGTTTACCAAGAAGTTTCAGCATGTTATCGGTGACATCAGGAGGAGATTTATCGTCTTCGTCGTGATTCTTTTCAGATGTTTGAGTTAACCATGCTAGTGCCTCTATTGCAGCATCCTTTTCTGCAAGAGTTTTGTTTCTCTTCGGTTTACCAACAAATTGCATTCCCTTGAACTCTGCAAGTGCCCTAAACTCATTTGTTTTTAGATGCTTTGTTTTGTACTTGGGAGGGGAGTGACCCGCCCTCATAAGTAGGGTCTGCAGCAAGCTCTTTGGGTTTGTCCCATCCCTTGTAAATCTATCAGTGTCCTTAGAATCTTTAGGCTTCTTGTTTTCACGACCAAACACAAACCTGCCCTCACACTGATCCCCTGAAACCAGTTCCTGAACAGCAAGCATAAGGTATTTGCCTTCCTTGTGGATGTCTACTTCAGGATCTTGAAGCTGCATCATCCAAGAACCAGTGtaactctttttcttttttgataaatcatccaaaaaacagtgaatgaacaaataaataggaaattatttaaaataaattaaCATCCAACGAAGgacaaaaaataatttaatatgaTTAGATGTTTTCTCTTCAAAGTGAAAATTCAAAAACTCCAGGACTGTTATAAAGAAAAACATGGGATTGTCATACGGAACCTCAAGGAATAAAATTTTCTACTTCCATACTAAGGATGATGGACAAGTTTGAGTGAAGTGTTACTAAAGCCTTAGTGGCAAGTGGCTTTTCAAAATTGCTAATTACTCCAGATGCATATGGAGAAAGACTTGAGGAGCTGAAGTATGGTTGctgaagtaattttttttttataatcgtGATGTCCTAGACAGCTTGCGCGCACGTCAACTAATTCCACCGAGTACTTGCTACTTTGAAACTATACagtccacccccaccccccccacCCCGCCCAAACCCCAAAGACAAAGTGAGTAAGTATATAACTAACTAATAACAAACCTAAAACTTATATTTCCTTGACAAGAATTAGTATTACTGCGGTCTAAAATATAGAACATATTATTGTGCCAACCTCCATAAAGCAGCAGTTACAGTAAGAACTCGACAGAGCAATTTTAGATATTTGTTTGCAGTAGGCAAAGATGCACTCCCAATTGGTGAGATATAAACTTCCCATCGTGGTTATGTAGAACTAGTTTCTTTTGATAAAGATAATGGAGAGCTAGCCTCTATAAAACATTGAACAGTTAGTTAAAGATGAAACTTAATGTTACTTGAATACCATGCTTAAAGTAGTATAGTTCGCTTGGCCGCTTTCTGTCTAGCTGGCAGAAATAAAATTGTCCATAACTAGGAGTAGAATGCATTGAAAGAGG
Coding sequences:
- the LOC132625966 gene encoding calcium-dependent protein kinase 20-like, which codes for MGNTCVGPNLGNNGFLQSVTAAIWKTRQPEHLPLPNKGDSTSHKSQENSSVGSSKTDANVTQSTPPPHLKITGDTEYDAKSVNAQKGVKEEGNDVKNPNVKSTTTSDKPTEGVKQNKPSHVKRLSSIGLKMESVLGRKTGNLKDVYSLGRKLGQGQFGETFLCVDKEHGKELACKSIAKRKLNTEEDVEDVRREIQIMHHLAGHPSVVQIVGAYEDAVAVHVVMELCSGGELFDRILQRGHYSEKKAAELSRVIVGVVEACHSMGVMHRDLKPENFLFINQDEDSPLKTIDFGLSVFFKPGEMFTDVVGSPYYVAPEVLRKHYGPECDIWSAGVIIYILLSGVPPFWEETEQGIFEQVLRGELDFVSEPWPNISESAKDLVRKMLVRDPKKRLTAHEVLCHPWVRVGGVAPDKPLDSAVLSRLNQFSAMNKLKKMAVRVIAESLSAEEIAGLKEMFKMIDTDNSGSITLEELKKGLERVGANLKDSEITSLMQSADIDNSGTIDYGEFIAAMLHLNKIHKEDHMYAAFSYFDQDGSGYITKDELQQACEKFGMSNIPIEELMREVDQDNDGRIDYNEFVAMMQDTGFGDKGSRRM